The window CTTCCCGCCTCCAGGTAGCCCACGGCCTTCGCGTGGGTCCAGGCCCGCTTGTAGGGCCGCTCGCTCACCAGGGCGTCGTACACGTCGCAGGGGGCGAAGATGCGCGCGCCCAGCGGAATCGCCTCGCCCGCCAGCCCGCGCGGGTAGCCCGTCCCGTTCCACCACTCGTGGTGGCTCAGGATCACGTCGAGCGCCCCCCGCGGCAGGAAGGGCAGTTGCTCCGCGAGCCGCGCCCCGTCGAGGACGTGCTCCTCCATCCGGGCGCGGGAAGGGGGGTCCAGGCGGCCCGGGTGGTGCAGGATCGCGTCGGGAATGCTGATCTTGCCGAGGTCGTGGAGGTAGGCCCCCCAGCGCAGGGCCCGCAGCGCCGACCCCCTCAGGCCGAGCAGCGCGCCCAGCCGCACGGCGAGCGCCGTCACCCGGTCGGTGTGGCCCTGGGTCTCGGCGTCGCGGGCCTCCAGGGTCAGGCCCAGGACCCGCAGCGCCCCCTCGTGCGCGGCCTGCTCGCGTTCCTCGGCGTCGAGGCGGGCGGCGACGAGCGAGAGCAGCCCGGTCACGCCCGCGAAGAGGGTCCGCTCCTCTTCGGTCCACCCGTGCGGCGTGAAGGTGTGCGAGAGCAGCGCCCCGACGAGCCGCCCGCCCCCGTCGTGGATGGGCGCGGCGGTCAGGGCCAGCACCCCCAGGTCCGGAAAGCCCGCCGCCTCGGGGTGCCCGCGCGTGTCCCCGAAGAACAGCGCCCCCTGGGTCCCCACCAGCGCCCGCAGCAGCGGCAGGTCGGCGGGCAGCCCGTGGGCGAGCAGCGCCTCCATCACGGGCCCCGCGGGCATCTCCCCGCTCGCCGCCCGCGCGTGGAAGGTCAGGGTCCCCTCCCGCAACTGGAAGTACCCTGCCCCCACCGCGGCGGTGCGCTCCACCAGCGCGTCGAGGGCGGGCCGCATCGCGCCCCCCAGGTCCGGGGCCGTGAGCCCCAGGCGCGTGAGCCCGAGGGTCAGGTCGGCCACCGAGGTCGCCTGCTCTGCGCCGGGCACCGCGGTCGTCCGGGGGGGAAGGGAGCCTGCCATGCCCCCAGCGTACGGGCCGGGTCGTCGGAAAGGTTGTGAGGGCAACGGCGACGGGCGGCCCCCAACGCAAGGGGACCGCCCGGCCTTCGCCCGCCCCGTGCTCAGGGCAGCGGGAAGCCCCCGGCGAAGGCGTGGACCTCCGCCTTCACCTCCTCGCCCCTGAGCGCCCGGTCGATCAGATCGGCGACCTTGGGCATGTCCTCCTCCACCATGCCGCGCGTCGTCACCGCGGGCGTGCCAAGGCGGATGCCGCCCCCGTGCAGGATCTTTTCCGTGTCGTACGGCAGGGTGGACTTGGAGATGGTGATCGCGTTGGCGTCGAGCCGTTTCGTCGCCTTCGTGCCGTTGAGCCCCTGCGGGCGCAGGTCGAGCACGAGGAGGTGGTTGTCGGTGCCGCCCGACACCACCCGGTAGCCCCGGTCCTGGAACGCCTTCGCGAGCGCCTGCGCGTTGCGGATGACCTGCGCGCTGTATTCCCTGAACTCGGGCCTGAGCGCCTCCCCGAACGCGACCGCCTTCGCGGCGATGACGTGCTCCAGCGGTCCGCCCTGGTAACCGGGGAAGACGGCCCGGTCGATCTTCGCGCCCAGCTCCACGTCGTTGCTGAGGATGATCCCGCCGCGCGGCCCCCGCAGCGTCTTGTGCGTCGTGGAGGCGACCACGTGCGCGTGCGGCAGCGCGTTCGGGTGCACGCCCGCCGCGATCAGCCCCGCGATGTGCGCGATGTCCGCGAAGAGGATCGCCCCCACCTCGTCGGCCACCGCCCGGAACGCGGCGAAGTCGATGGTGCGGCTGTACGCGCTCGCCCCCGCGATGATCATCTTGGGCCGGTGCTCGTGGGCGAGGCGGCGCACCTCCTCCATGTCGAGGAGTTCGGTCTCCGGATTCACCTTGTAGCCGACGATCTTGTACCGCAGCCCCGAGAAGTTCACCGGGTTGCCGTGCGTCAGGTGCCCGCCGTGCGAGAGGTCCATCCCCAGCACCGTGTCCCCCGGCTCGATCAGCGCGTTGTAGACGGCGAGGTTCGCGCTGCTTCCCGAGTGCGGCTGCACGTTCGCCCACTCGGCGCCGAACAGCTCCCTGACCCGCTCGATGGCGAGGCGCTCGACCTGATCGACGACCTCGCAGCCACCGTACCAGCGTTTGCCGGGATACCCCTCCGCGTACTTGTTCGTCAGCACACTCCCCTGCGCCTCGCGCACGGCGGCGGAGGTGAAGTTCTCGGAGGCGATCAGCTCCAGCCCCACGCGCTGACGCTCGGCCTCCTGCGTAATCAGGTCGAAGACCGCCGTGTCGCGGACGGCGAGGGCGGGTTTCTCGGCGGTGCTCGTCATGGGGGTACGGTAACACCGCGGGGTGAGGCGCAGGAGGGGCCTGTCTCCGCAAAGGGGACGTGGGGCGCGGCACGGGGGCGGCACGGGGAAAGGACGGAGCTACGGCGTCCCGCGCACCGCTTCCTATGCCTCTCCCCCCAGCCTTCCCCGCACCTCCCGCAACTCCGCCTCGCCCGCGAGCACGAGCACGCTGTCGCCCGCCGCGAGTTCGGTCGCCCCCTTGGGAATCAGGAACTCCCCAGCGCGGTGGATCAGGATGACCAGGGCCTCCGGCGGCAGGTGCAGGTCCACGATGCGGGCCCCGTCGGCGTCGCTGCCTGCTCCCACCTCGACCTCGACCATCTCGTTCTTGCCCTGCCCGGTGGGGGTGTAGGTGATGGGGTAGGCCGCCTGGGGGGGCCGCGTCTCGCGCACGCCCAGCCAGCGGGCGACGAGGGTGAGGGTGGTGCCCTGGAGCAAGACGCTGGTGAGCACGATGAAAAAGACGATGTTAAAGAGGGTCTGCGCCTGCGGCACCCCGGCGAGCAGCGGGAAGGTGGCGAGCACGATGGGCACCGCGCCCCGCAGCCCGACCCACGCGACCATCGTCTTCTCGTTCAGGGGCATCCGCGCCCGGGCAAGGCTGAGGTACACGCTGACGGGCCGCGCCACGAAGACGAGCACCAGGGCGCAGGCGAGCGCGAGTCCGGCGGTGGGCAGCAGCTCGCGCGGATTGACGAGCAGCCCCAGCGTGAGGAACATGCCGACCTGCATCAGCCACGCCAGCCCGTCGTGAAACGAGATCAGGCTGCGCTTGTGCAGGAAGTCGGCGTTGCCCAGGATCGCCCCCGCGATGTAGACCGCGAGGAAGCCGCTGCCGCCCACCACCGCCGCCCCGCTGAAGATCGTCAGCGCGAGCGCGAGGCTGAGGACCGAGTACAGCCCCTCGAACTGGAGCTGCACCCGGTTGAGCACCCACAGCGCCGCCCGCCCCAGCACCACGCCCAGCACGGCCCCCAGGACCATCTGGCGCAGGAAGAGGGGCACGATGTCGAGGATGCCCGAGCCGGGATGCGAGATCAGCTCGATGATGCCGACCGTCAGGAAGACCGCCATCGGGTCGTTCACGCCCGACTCGAACTCTAGAAGGGGATCGATGTCGCCCTTCAACCCGAGGTTGCGCTCCTTGAGGACGGAGAACACGGCGCTCGCGTCCGTGCTGCTCACGATGGCGCCCAGGAGCCACGCGCCGAGCCACGAAAAGCCGAGGGCGAAGTGGGCGAAGACGGCCATCACCCCCGCCGTGAGGAGGACGCCCAGCGTCGCCAGACTCAGGCCGCGCCTGACCACGGGCCGCACGAGGCGCCAGTTGGTGTCGAGCCCGCCCTGAAAGAGGATGAAGCACAGCGCGACCGTGCCCAGCGCCTGCGCCAGCCGGAAGTCGGAGAACTGGATGCCCAGCCCGTCCGACCCGGCGAACATCCCCACGCCCAGGAAGAGCAGCAGCCCGGGAACGCCCAGCCGCCCTCCCAGCCGACTCACGACCAGGCTGGCGAGGAGCAGCACGCCCGCCACGAGCAAGAAGACCTCGACCCGAACCTCACCCATGCGCCGCATGGTGGCACGGGGAGGAGAGGCGGTGCCGCGGGCAACAGAAGAGGCCCGCGCCGCGTCCTGCCTCCCAACCTTGACCCCCACCCCCGCGCCCGCTACCCTGACCGCATGACGCCCCGCGCCGGTACACGTTCGCCCTTTACGGGCCGCGGGGCCACGCTGACCTGACACCCGGTCCAGCGCCTTGCCCCGCCGCTGTCAGGTGGCGGGGTTTTCTTTTTGTCCCAGGAGTCCCCATGAGAGAAGAAGCCCTGCAAGCCATCCGGGAAGCCCCCGACCTCGACACCCTGCAAGCCGTCAAGACCCGCTACGTCGGCAAGAGCGGCCTCGTCACCCGCGAACTCGGCACCCTCGGCAAGCTCCCCCCCGAGGAGCGCAAAAGCCGCGGCGCGGAGATCAACGCCCTGCGCCAGACCATCGACGCCGCACTGGGGGAGCGCGAGGTCACCCTCAAACGAGAGGCCCTCGACGCGAGGCTCGCCTCCGAGGCCATCGACGTGACCCTGCCCGGGTTGGGTCTCCCGGCGGGCGGGTTACACCCCATCAGCCGCGTGTACGACGACCTCGTGGGCCTCTACGAGCGGCTGGGGTACACGGTCGTGGAGGGCAACGAGGTCGAGGACGAGCACCACAACTTCGAGGCGCTGAACGTGCCGTGGTATCACCCCGCCCGCGACCTGCAAGACACCTTCTGGCTGGAGGACGGTCGATTGCTGCGGACCCACACCAGCCCGATGCAGGTGCGCTACATGGTGGACCACGAGCCGCCCCTCAAGGTCGTCGTGCGCGGCAAGGTCTACCGCTACGAGGCCACCGACGCCACCCACGAGGCGATGTTCCACCAGCTCGAAGGCCTCGTCGTCGGCGACGGCATCAGCATGGCCGACCTCAAGGGCACGGTCGCCGAGATGGCGCGCGGGCTGTACGGGCCCACGGCTAAGGTCCGCTTCCAGCCGAGCTATTATCCCTTCGTGGAGCCGGGTGCCGACTTCGCGGTGTGGTGGGACAACCCGCGCGGCGAGAGCAAGTGGCTCGAACTCGGCGGCTCGGGCATGGTCCACCCCAACGTCTTCAAGGCGGTGGACGACCTGCGGGCAGAGCAGGGCAAGCCCCGCGTGTACGAGGGCAAGACGGGCTTCGCCTTCGGGCTGGGGCCGGAGCGGATCGCCATGCTCAAGTACGGGATTCCCGATATCCGTTACTTCTACGCGAACGACCCGCGGGTGATCGGGCAGTTCCGGGGGGAGTTGGGGTGAAGGTTTCGGTGCGGCTGGCGACGTTGGCAGACGTGCCTGCGATTGTGCGGGTTTGCTCCGAAGGCTGGCGCGACACTTACCGTAATTTGCACAGTCCTGAGTACATAGAGGATGTCGTCGCCCGCTTTTACAATCTGGAGCGCATCGCTTCTGAGATCGGCTCGCGTGACGACTGGGACGGTTGGCTGGTTGCCGAGATGGCTGGTCAGGTCATCGGCGCTTCAGGTGGTGGAAAAACGGGCGAGAAAACTTGGGAGGTCTTTGTCCTGTACCTAGATCCATCCAAGCGCCGTCAAGGAGCGGGCCGCGCCCTATTGAATGCCATGACCTCTCAAGCTCTAGCACACGGGGCCATAGAGCAGTGGGTTGATGTGACGCAGGACAATCAGAAAGGTTTGCCCTTCTACGAAGTGATGGGCTTTGAGGTTCGTGAGCGGCGTGAGGTCCGGAGTCGGAAAACAGGGGAACCTGTTCGGTCTTTCCGCATGGCCCGCCTCTTGAGACAGGAAATCGTGGGGGAGTTGAGGTGAATGTTGGAAGGGTTGACCAGCCCGTTCACCCCCTCCCAACCTCCCCCCTCAAGGGGGAGGGGTTAGAGAGGCCTTCGAGCTTCCAGGACCTGCTGAATTCGTTCCAGCACGCTATTCAGGTTGTTCCTGACCTCGTTGTTCCAGAATCGCAACGTCTCGAAACCGTGCTCGGTCATGTCCGCGTCTCGTTCGCGGTCCGCCGCGCTGTTCAGGTGTTGGCTGCCGTCGAGTTCGATGATGAGTGTGCGCTCATAGCACACGAAATCCGCCACGTACCGCCCCATCGGTTCCTGCCGCCGGAAACTGACACCCAGGCCCTTGCCACGCAGATGCCGCCACAGCAACGTTTCTTCCGGTGTCATCCGCTGGCGCAAGGAACGCGCGATCTCCGAAGACGGACTGGTTCTAGCCCAACGCTGAGACACACGCCACCCTAACGCGCCCTTCCTTCTTTTCTCCTCTCCCTTGACTCGTAGAGCTGCGCAGCAGAGAGGGGAGGCCGGGAGGGGGTGAACCGTCCGAGCAACCCTTCCCCCTCTCCGCTCAACTCAACTCCCATTGAGGTCCCCATGAAACTCCCCCACTCCTGGCTCCAAGAACTCCTCCCCGGACTCCCCCCCGCCCCCGACCTCGAACCCATCCTCGCCAGCATGGGCCTGCCGCTGGAGGGCGTCGAGGAGGTCCCCGCTCCCCCCGAGGGCGTCCTCCTCGCCGCCATTACCGCCGCCGAACCTATAGAGGGAACCCAACTCACGAAACTTGCTTTGGATGTGGGGCCGCACGGCCCGCGCACCATCGCGTCCGGTGCCCCCAACGCCGTCGGCCTGCGCCCGGGCACGAT is drawn from Deinococcus planocerae and contains these coding sequences:
- a CDS encoding potassium/proton antiporter, which translates into the protein MGEVRVEVFLLVAGVLLLASLVVSRLGGRLGVPGLLLFLGVGMFAGSDGLGIQFSDFRLAQALGTVALCFILFQGGLDTNWRLVRPVVRRGLSLATLGVLLTAGVMAVFAHFALGFSWLGAWLLGAIVSSTDASAVFSVLKERNLGLKGDIDPLLEFESGVNDPMAVFLTVGIIELISHPGSGILDIVPLFLRQMVLGAVLGVVLGRAALWVLNRVQLQFEGLYSVLSLALALTIFSGAAVVGGSGFLAVYIAGAILGNADFLHKRSLISFHDGLAWLMQVGMFLTLGLLVNPRELLPTAGLALACALVLVFVARPVSVYLSLARARMPLNEKTMVAWVGLRGAVPIVLATFPLLAGVPQAQTLFNIVFFIVLTSVLLQGTTLTLVARWLGVRETRPPQAAYPITYTPTGQGKNEMVEVEVGAGSDADGARIVDLHLPPEALVILIHRAGEFLIPKGATELAAGDSVLVLAGEAELREVRGRLGGEA
- the glyA gene encoding serine hydroxymethyltransferase, which gives rise to MTSTAEKPALAVRDTAVFDLITQEAERQRVGLELIASENFTSAAVREAQGSVLTNKYAEGYPGKRWYGGCEVVDQVERLAIERVRELFGAEWANVQPHSGSSANLAVYNALIEPGDTVLGMDLSHGGHLTHGNPVNFSGLRYKIVGYKVNPETELLDMEEVRRLAHEHRPKMIIAGASAYSRTIDFAAFRAVADEVGAILFADIAHIAGLIAAGVHPNALPHAHVVASTTHKTLRGPRGGIILSNDVELGAKIDRAVFPGYQGGPLEHVIAAKAVAFGEALRPEFREYSAQVIRNAQALAKAFQDRGYRVVSGGTDNHLLVLDLRPQGLNGTKATKRLDANAITISKSTLPYDTEKILHGGGIRLGTPAVTTRGMVEEDMPKVADLIDRALRGEEVKAEVHAFAGGFPLP
- a CDS encoding endonuclease domain-containing protein, whose protein sequence is MSQRWARTSPSSEIARSLRQRMTPEETLLWRHLRGKGLGVSFRRQEPMGRYVADFVCYERTLIIELDGSQHLNSAADRERDADMTEHGFETLRFWNNEVRNNLNSVLERIQQVLEARRPL
- a CDS encoding HD domain-containing phosphohydrolase, which gives rise to MAGSLPPRTTAVPGAEQATSVADLTLGLTRLGLTAPDLGGAMRPALDALVERTAAVGAGYFQLREGTLTFHARAASGEMPAGPVMEALLAHGLPADLPLLRALVGTQGALFFGDTRGHPEAAGFPDLGVLALTAAPIHDGGGRLVGALLSHTFTPHGWTEEERTLFAGVTGLLSLVAARLDAEEREQAAHEGALRVLGLTLEARDAETQGHTDRVTALAVRLGALLGLRGSALRALRWGAYLHDLGKISIPDAILHHPGRLDPPSRARMEEHVLDGARLAEQLPFLPRGALDVILSHHEWWNGTGYPRGLAGEAIPLGARIFAPCDVYDALVSERPYKRAWTHAKAVGYLEAGSGTQFDPAVVAAFLRVLGGEGPGPLTPSPPPSA
- the pheS gene encoding phenylalanine--tRNA ligase subunit alpha; this translates as MREEALQAIREAPDLDTLQAVKTRYVGKSGLVTRELGTLGKLPPEERKSRGAEINALRQTIDAALGEREVTLKREALDARLASEAIDVTLPGLGLPAGGLHPISRVYDDLVGLYERLGYTVVEGNEVEDEHHNFEALNVPWYHPARDLQDTFWLEDGRLLRTHTSPMQVRYMVDHEPPLKVVVRGKVYRYEATDATHEAMFHQLEGLVVGDGISMADLKGTVAEMARGLYGPTAKVRFQPSYYPFVEPGADFAVWWDNPRGESKWLELGGSGMVHPNVFKAVDDLRAEQGKPRVYEGKTGFAFGLGPERIAMLKYGIPDIRYFYANDPRVIGQFRGELG
- a CDS encoding GNAT family N-acetyltransferase — encoded protein: MKVSVRLATLADVPAIVRVCSEGWRDTYRNLHSPEYIEDVVARFYNLERIASEIGSRDDWDGWLVAEMAGQVIGASGGGKTGEKTWEVFVLYLDPSKRRQGAGRALLNAMTSQALAHGAIEQWVDVTQDNQKGLPFYEVMGFEVRERREVRSRKTGEPVRSFRMARLLRQEIVGELR